tgacctctctctccatctgtctctctctgatggaaCCTGAGAAgtcctaacctctctctccatctgtctctctctgatggaaCCTGAGAAgtcctaacctctctctccatctgtctctgatGGAACCTGAGAAgtcctaacctctctctccatctgtctctgatGGAACCTGAGAAGTcctgacctctctctccatctgtctctctctgatggaaCCTGAGAAGTcctgacctctctctccatctgtctctctctgatggaaCCTGAGAAGTCCtaacctctccctgcctcccctccacagcTAATGATGTACGTTCAGAAGGTGATCACCAACAGGAAGGTGAGAGAGCAGCAGATGGCCATGGCCAACCAGGCCCAGCTGATGAGCCAGATGAACGGCATGCTGGGAGCTGGAGGGATGAGCCAGATGGAACTCTTGGGGTTGTACCAACAGCTGGGGGCGCTACAGGGTCATCCCACCCACCCTTCCATGGGCGGCAAGAACCCCGGCCCCTCCAAGGGCAACCTGTAAGGGGAGGGGGACCACAGGGCTTGCTCCACATAGTCCCCTatctattctctacatagtgcactatccACTTcatattggctctggtcaaaagtagtgcactatttaggcaatagggtatcatttgggactcagacccactcactgccccctcactgTCTCACTCAGTAGGCTGCTCCCTAATGCTGCTCTGTCtcctacgtagtgcactagaTGGAGCCCGGAGCCCTAGGGTTttggttagaagtagtgcactatgtaggggataggggtGGGATCTGGGCCGTTGCCCGCTGTCTTTACAACCCTCCTTCACTGGGGAGGTGAGAGACGACACAGAGAGAAGGGTCTCGGAGCCCCTCACCGCTCCCCTCCAGCTCTCCTGAAGCAGGAAATGACATGACTTGTATAGGGGACTATATGAAGGCGTTTTAGAAATGTCATTTGAGATTCTGTACATACCGCCTAAATGTTATTCAACTTCTCTTCTGTCTTCAGTTTTCATGTATTTAAAATAGCGTAAGGAAAGGGAAATGTTTTTGTCCCAATGCTTTTACGTTATTCTTTCCCCTTAAAGAAGGGGGTTGTTTAATGAATTGATTATTCTGTATGTTGTGTTTTGATACCGTTTTAATGAATGCCTGTCTATCTAACCAACCCCCAGAGTGGGACCACCGTGCTGACAGGACTGTTTTAGGATATTAAACATCTAGATTATTAGATCCCCTATAGAACCCTCCCTCTACCAGAgacacacgcaggcagacagaccacgcaggcagacagacacgcaggcagacagacacgcaggcagacgagacacgcaggcagacagaacacgcaggcagacagacacgcggcaggcagacagacacgcaggcaggcagacagaccacgcaggcaggcagacagacacgcaggcagacagacacacgcaggcagacagaacacgcaggcagacagacacgcaggcaggcagacagacagaacaggcagacagacagacagcgcaggcagacagacacgcaggcagacgcccagacagacacacgcagacagacacacgcaggcagacacacgcaggcagacagacagacagacacacgcagacagacagacagacacacgcagacagacagacagacacacgcagacagacagacagacagacagacgcacgcacgcaggcagacagacagacacacgcaggcagacagacgtgCTGGTGTTGTAAAACTCTTTTTGGGAGATTCTGATGCATAGCCATGACAAAACAAAATGAGGGCATTAATTCCATTTCCTAAAGTTTTGTGTAAATTAAATTTGAGAATGATTTTTCTAGCTTGTAGCCCTTAATATTTCCACTATTTGTCTCATGGTTATTATAATGGTAATATGGAATGCTCTCGTGACGTTTTAAACAaactgtccctctcccctcactcACTTCCccgggactctctctctctttgtaaagCTCATGCTCTTGTTGTCAAGTTGTTGCCTAGCGTAGCTCCATATCCCAGGGTGCTGTTCATCCTTCTCTTTCTGTTCCACTTGTTGCATCCTAATCCAACCCTGGTACGGGACGGGGTCGACAGGTGGACAGGAGGTTGTCTGACCTGGTGGACAGGGTTCCTCCGTTCTGAAATGTCTCCTGCTCAGCCCTCCCAAGAATGTCCTTCTCGTGTTTAAACACCAACTGGGTTTTTTGTTGCTATTCATTGATTGATCTGAACTGCTACTATCTATCTTAGTATTTAAAATGACATTTAATAAAGTGACCAAAAGGGTGACCACCTTTTTTAGTTTTTGTGGCATTTCTTtcactgactacaccacagggaatactgactacaccacggggaatactgactacaccacagggcacagggaatactgactacaccacagggaatactgactacaccacggggaatactgactacaccacggggaatactgactacaccacggggaatactgactacaccacagggaatactgactacaccacagggaatactgactacaccacagggaatactgactacaccacagggaatactgactacaccacagggaatactgactacaccacggggaatactgactacaccatggggaatactgactacaccacggggaatactgactacaccacagggaatactgactacaccacagggaatactgactacaccacggggaatactgactacaccacggggcataccgactacaccacggggcataccgactacaccacagggaataccgactacaccacagggaataccgactacaccacagggaataccgactacaccacagggcacagggaataccgactacaccacagggcacagggaataccgactacaccacagggcacagggaatactgactacaccacagggaataccgactacaccacggggaataccgactacaccacagggaatactgactacaccacagggaatactgactacaccacagggaatactgactacaccacggggaatactgactacaccacagggaatactgactacaccacagggaatactgactacaccacggggaatactgactacaccacggggaatactgactacaccacagggcatactgactacaccacagggaatactgactacaccacggggaatactgactacaccacagggaatactgactacaccacagggaatactgactacaccacggggaatactgactacaccacggggaatactgactacaccacagggaatactgactacaccacggggaatactgactacaccacggggaatactgactacaccacagggaatactgactacaccacggggaatactgactacaccacggggcatactgactacaccacagggaataccgactacaccacagggaataccgactacaccacagggaataccgactacaccacagggcacggaataccgactacaccacagggcacaggaataccgactacaccacagggcacagggaatactgactacaccacaggaataccgactacaccacgggaataccgactacaccacaggaataccgactacaccacgggatactgactacaccacaggaatactgactacaccacaggaatactgactacaccacgggaatactgactacaccacgggaatactgactacaccacagggaatactgactacaccacggggaatactgactacaccacggggcataccgactacaccacagggaataccgactacaccacagggaataccgactacaccacagggaataccgactacaccacagggaataccgactacaccacagggaataccgactacaccacagggcacagggaataccgactacaccacagggcacagggaataccgactacaccacagggaatactgactacaccacgggaaTACTGACACACcgggaataccgactacaccactacactccacgggaataccgactacaccacagggaatactgactacaccacaggaatactgactacaccacgggaatactgactacaccatggggaatactgactacaccacagggaatactgactacaccacagggaatactgactacaccacagggaatactgactcaCACcacgggaatactgactacaccacggggaatactgactcacaccacagggaataccgactacaccacagggaataccgactacaccacagggaataccgactacaccacagggaataccgactacaccacagggcacagggaataccgactacaccacagggcacagggaataccgactacaccacagggcacagggaatactgactacaccacagggaataccgactacaccacggggaataccgactacaccacagggaatactgactacaccacagggaatactgactacaccacagggaatactgactacaccacggggaatactgactacaccacagggaatactgactacaccacagggaatactgactacaccacggggaatactgactacaccacggggaatactgactacaccacagggcatactgactacaccacagggaatactgactacaccacggggaatactgactacaccacagggaatactgactacaccacagggaatactgactacaccacggggaatactgactacaccacggggaatactgactacaccacagggaatactgactacaccacggggaatactgactacaccacgggaatactgactacaccacgggaatactgactacaccacgggaatactgactacaccacggggcatactgactacaccacagggaataccgactacaccacagggaataccgactacaccacagggaataccgactacaccacagggcacggaataccgactacaccacagggcacagggaataccgactacaccacagggcacagggaatactgactacaccacagggaataccgactacaccacggggaataccgactacaccacagggaataccgactacaccacggggaatactgactacaccacagggaatactgactacaccacagggaatactgactacaccacggggaatactgactacaccacggggaatactgactacaccacagggaatactgactacaccacggggaatactgactacaccacggggatACGACTAcccagggaatactgactacaccacagggaataccgactacaccacagggaataccgactacaccacagggaataccgactacaccacagggaataccgactacaccacagggcacagggaataccgactacaccacagggcacagggaataccgactacaccacagggcacagggaatactgactacaccacagggaataccgactacaccacggggaataccgactacaccacagggaatactgactacaccacagggaatactgactacaccacagggaatactgactacaccacggggaatactgactacaccacagggaatactgactacaccacagggaatactgactacaccacgggaataccgactacaccacggggaatactgactacaccacagggcatactgactacaccacagggaatactgactacaccacggggaatactgactacaccacagggaatactgactacaccacagggaatactgactacaccacggggaatactgactacaccacggggaatactgactacaccacagggaatactgactacaccacggggaatactgactacaccacggggaatactgactacaccacggggaatactgactacaccacggggaatactgactacaccacggggcatactgactacaccacagggaataccgactacaccacagggaataccgactacaccacagggaataccgactacaccacagggcacggaataccgactacaccacagggcacagggaataccgactacaccacagggcacagggaatactgactacaccacagggaataccgactacaccacggggaataccgactacaccacagggaataccgactacaccacagggaatactgactacaccacagggaatactgactacaccacagggaatactgactacaccacgggaatactgactacaccacagggaatactgactacaccacaggaatactgactacaccacgggaatactgactacaccacggggaatactgactacaccacagggcatactgactacaccacagggaatactgactacaccacagggaatactgactacaccacagggaatactgactacaccacagggaatactgactacaccacagggaatactgactacaccacggggaatactgactacaccacagggaatactgactacaccacggggaatactgactacaccacggggaatactgactacaccacggggaatactgactacaccacggggaatactgactacaccacggggaatactgactacaccacggggcatactgactacaccacagggaataccgactacaccacagggaataccgactacaccacagggaataccgactacaccacagggcacagggaataccgactacaccacagggcacagggaatactgactacaccacagggaataccgactacaccacggggaataccgactacaccacagggaatactgactacaccacagggcacagggaataccgactacaccacggggaatactgactacaccacagggaataccgactacaccacagggaataccgactacaccacagggaataccgactacaccacagggcacagggaataccgactacaccacagggcacagggaataccgactacaccacagggcacagggaatactgactacaccacggggaatactgactacaccacagggaatactgactacaccacagggcatactgactacaccacaggacatactgactacaccacagggaatactgactacaccacagggaatactgactacaccacagggaatactgactacaccacagggaatactgactacaccacgggaatactgactacaccacagtggaatactgactacaccacagggaatactgactacaccacacgaggaataccgactacaccacagggaataccgactacaccacaggaATACCGACCACACCACAGGGCACGGAATACCGACTCACACCACAGGGCACAGGGAcaccgactacaccacagggaatactgactacaccacgggaatactgactacaccacggggaatactgactacaccacgggaatactgactacaccacatgggaatactgactacaccacggggaatactgactacaccacgggaatacgactacaccacagggaatactgactacaccacggggaatactgactacaccacggggataccgactacaccacgggaataccgactacaccacggGGTACCATCAGGGCAACTACAGACcggaataccgactacaccacagggaatacccgactacaccacagggaataccgactacaccacagggcacagggaatacccactacaccagggcacagggaataccgaccacaccacagggaataccgacCACACCGGAATACCGAcgaataccgactacaccacgggaatactgactacaccacagggaataccgactacaccacggggaataccgactacaccacaggaatactgactacaccacaggaatACCGACTAAGGGAATACCactacaccacggggaatactgactacaccacagtgggaatactgactacaccacagggaatactgactacaccacagggaatactgactacaccacagggaatactgactacaccacgggaatactgactacaccacggggaatactgactacaccacagggaatactgactac
This Oncorhynchus nerka isolate Pitt River unplaced genomic scaffold, Oner_Uvic_2.0 unplaced_scaffold_4718, whole genome shotgun sequence DNA region includes the following protein-coding sequences:
- the LOC135566489 gene encoding transcriptional regulator ATRX-like, whose amino-acid sequence is VDQPGPSEGDGGLRALKFLPRESLEDTIGRVWKENPALTESQVQAMALGRQASVEMELKRREAVYRDVLNKQQTLMMYVQKVITNRKVREQQMAMANQAQLMSQMNGMLGAGGMSQMELLGLYQQLGALQGHPTHPSMGGKNPGPSKGNL